From Syngnathus typhle isolate RoL2023-S1 ecotype Sweden linkage group LG5, RoL_Styp_1.0, whole genome shotgun sequence:
GTATTCCTAAACAACATTGGCTGCGTACGTTTACATGGATGCATTTAGTTTTAAAGCTTGATCGGAATAAAAATGCTTCGTATACACACCCAATTTGTAATATTCTCATTGGATCAAACCCCTTCCAATCAagattttattccaaataagAGGGTTGATTTATGTCGATTTGTAATATATGTAAGCGAAAGACATAGCAGGCGCAAATTGTCCTCCTGGAGGTTATGTTGGGGCTCCATTAGGAAGTATTACCTTGACGTAACAGCGCAAATTGAAAAAACATGCGAAATAACGCTAACATCAAAATATCGTTTGACAAGCAATATGCACACTGGAAACATCAAACACAACAAACTTCCAATAAAATCTAAAGACAACGGAATTACTAAATTTCCGGTAAACCATATTCATAAACCAGTAAATAAATCCATAATTCGTGTATAGAATTGTTAAAATACACTTAGTGCATACATATGTTCTCTTGTATCAATGACAGGAATAACTAATTTCTGAATACATTCAGTATACCTCTTTTCATGCATAGACTCTTACCCGTTCAAGGCCTCAAATCATTTTAGAATGTGCAGTTGCCCTTTATCTGAACTTTACTTTGCACTGTGTCCTTACTCACCTGATTGTCTCTGTACCTATCGAAGGCATAAATAGTGACATTCATGGTGAAGGAAGATTGGAAATGCTTTTTCtcgttcctgtttttttttttttatatatcacaaaaaacatatatatatatatatatgttatatatatatatcagtgatatatatatatatatcactgaAATTTGAACAGAGGTGTTTATGGATCACATTAAGAATGAAATGTAATCATTATAAAAGGTTTTCTCGTCgtcgtcgttgttgttgttgatgttgttaATTCTTCACATGCAGTAGAGAGCACAGGAAGGCTTTGCCCTGACCACACGTCCTTGGTGTGTAGACATCTTACATCCAGAGTACATGACAGTGAATGAATTAGGGCTTGGGTATAGGAAAGAAATTCCGTTCACTTTGAAGCGCACTGTCCGCATGGCCTCGTGCAACTCCTTTGAAGCCAGCAACATTAAAAAGCATGCATGCATTCACCTTCCAGCAAAAGCTAATTACAGAACACTgccttgaggaaaaaaaaggtggcaaaataaattatttgattTGGCACTTTGCAGATAAGCCTACAAATTAATTTAATGGAGGTCATACCCGGAGGAAGTGGTATAGGGTAACAGCGGTGACTCAAATTGTGATCGGCCTCTAGGATTGGGAGCGTAATTTGAAAAATGCATCCGATATAGTTAGCACTACTTGTCGAAAATGTAGTAAAGTAATCCAAGTGCTGTATTATTAAAGTCATTTAACATGGTTACTTTGAACTGTTTTTAGATTACTCTGATAACAAATATGCTAATGAAgacaaaattataaaataaaaatcacttcAAATTCAGTGTGGGAATCAGTGGCTCAGCCCCTTTCAGAAGCACACATATGATCACGTTTTCCCGGCCATTCATCCCACATTGTCCCTTGCCCATGCTGATTTGTCCATGGTGGGCTGAAAAGGGCTCACCGTGATTGCCGGCAACATATTGTTAATGTAGCTTGATTAGTTACCGTATAAGTGGGACATGTGGTTGGTCGACAATCGGAATACGATCAGCAAATACACTTTTCTTTGTTGCCAAACACATTTCCGTTAAAACTGAAGCACGGGGGAGTATATTTATCAGCCATGAGTGCTTTATTGATTAAATTAAAGTAGGCTCTAGGTGACACTAGATTGCACTTGTTTTGTTGCTTGTTCTGAATGTTTCTTGTAGTTAGGGCTAAGACTCATGTTTAGCTTTGTGTATTCTAGTTGCGCAAGTGTCAGTTTTGAAACAGCTCTTCAAATCGAATTGATGATTGTAAGCGTGTATCCGTTTTATTTGAGTGATTCAAGCTGTTCCAAGAGCGTATGTTCAGGAGCTATATCAGAATCTAGTTCTGGGTCCTTTTGGAATATTATTGGCCTCTAGGATTAAAACACAATATTGACTGAATGCACTTGTAGAAGGCGCATCTGTTTGTGATCAAGGGGTTTTCAACTTTGAAAAACATCCgttacatatttacaagtaTGTCTGATGTTGAGGGAGAAGAACAATGACGAAGGAGGACCTGTTAGCCTTAGCACTGAAGCTTGAGGTGGACCCCAGCCTTAGGTGTTTAATTTATACTAGAAATGTGTTAGTGTTTGTGTCTTTACTTATGTATGCAGTTGGGCTTGCAATACTGTCTCAGAAATGAAAAAGCACTTTGTTGTTAAACTCGATTCCCGTTTCATCACCATAACACTTTCGAGCACTCTTTATTTAAAGAGCAAGCATCGTTGGTTTTTTGCTATTGAccttttaaatcattttgtaCTGTTTAGGTAAGTGTGGTGTGACTCACTTTTTGGGATGCACTATGTGAGTATATATGCGTTTTGTAGAGCCTTTGCTACCATAAATAATTATTTGCACCAGAAGAATATGTACCGTTGACATTCCTTTAAGTGGAAAGCGTTGTGCATTACCCTTCTCGCATTCTTCCTGTCCCAACAGTCTAAATCAAATTGCTTCTCCTTATCTAGCCCTGTGTCTTCAAGGCAGAGGTGACATACTCTTGGTGCGAGACACAGTATTCAATTAAAAAGAGATGTCTTTCCCCAAAAATAATTCAAGCTTCCTCCCATAATTACAAGAGCACATTAAAAAGCAGCAAATTGAGTGTGCACATTGCATTGTCAGCACTGTGCAAATATCTTCTGGATGGCATCTCGTTTGGGCAAGAATCATCTGCCTCTATCCTGCTTCCCTCCTCTGAATCATCACATGCGCATTTTCCCATCACCATCGCCAGCTCAGCACCGTGTCACACACGCAAAGCAGGCTCGGGATACAAACCACATTCGCTGTGAGTGAAATGTGGCGCCGCTGATGCCCCCAAGTGTAATATCTGCTGACATGGATGCTTGGATGTTGGACCTTGTTACGGGGCTGCACAAAGGTGCACTGAGGCTGACTGCTATTTCATGTTCCTAGGCAAAATGTCAACACGCTGGCAGAGGACATATACATACTTCAGGCACTTTTGAATCagtattttcattttgtgtcaCTCTGTTGAGAATAGTTCACATTCAGGCCACTAAACATCTTTTATGTACTGCccataaaaacatttgaaaagatTTTTGATCAATGTTCATTGGGATTCAAAGGATCCTCAGTGTCAAATGGACAATTACacacaatttgttttcttttgctcaTTTAAAACAATTGCAAGAATGGGTAACCCCAAACGGTAATGTTCAAATATGTATAACTATATTTATCATATTTTTTAGGTAAGTTCAAGGAAGGTAGAGTAATGGTTCCCAACAATCCAGGGGCCATTTACGGTCATGCCAGATGTCTCGCAGAGGGCTTCGGACACCGTGGAGTAGACGAGCCATTGACTCAAAGAGGCGACCAAAACTATGAGACTGACCTCCCCATTCTGTATGAATGAGTGCTGGCGACAAAGGTagctgcaaaacaaaatcaaattggCCCTTGCATCCTTCTATTTTTTTGTATGCGGCACTTGGAAGAAAAACCATCAACACCCTTCTGCTGTGAAGGCTAGATTTGAGGTTTAGAACGACATTCGCCCCATCTTCCTGGAGGTTTCAAAAACCACTTTTGCACTGCTCAAACTGCATAACAAACATTCACACCACTTCTTCCGGCTGTGCAATACAAAATGGCTTTATCAAGAAACTGGCAAAcatctgtcacacacacacccgtcTATGATTTAAATATATTCTGTAGGTGCTAGCAAACAAATCAAACACTGTCAAGCACTTCTGAAAATGGCTTCAAGCAAGCCTTCAGGTCacttgtgtcaaactcaaggcccgggggccagatacggcccgccacatcaaattgtgcatcaaattcgtgtctcattactagaattgcaaattgtcttcacttttaatatcttttttttttttatatttgaccagtttttactcgtctgatttgaaaatgagttatttgtcagtttgttgtgtagcttttattgtatataatatgaggtgctcatacatttatttgggttgacagtcataatggccctccgaaagaagctctgactacaatgcgaaatgagtttgacacccctgctttggGTGTACCTTTGTCTGTATGAACCCTAAAGTCAGTCAGAAGGCAATCTTGCTTAAGTAGCCGGTGTGCGAATAACAAGAAGTACGTAGCCTTTGTGGAgtggatatgtgtgtgtgaaccCAAACTGAACCAAAAATAACATGAGAATTGGCCAGAACCACAGTGACATTATAACTGGGTACTTCTTTATTTACAAAGTTAATACTGTAGATGCTTTGCCACTAAAGATAATGTCAGTGCTGAAAGAGGGCAGTTCGAGATCCACATCACATGATTGAAAAACAGGATTGACTACAAAAAGAATATTGAGTCACATCAGCCCGGAGGTAATGTAGAGAATCGTCAAAAGTCGAGGTAGAATCAGCACACACTGTTTGACTGATGGCATGTGAGACAAGTTGTACAAGTCACCAAAGACTTGTAATGGGAGTGATATGTTGTGACGGTTCATCTCACATACAAGATTAGGGACGCTCTTGACTACCAGTGGGAGCAGTCTCTGGATCATATTGTCTCTTAAAGTGATACATTGACTTGTTTTAACGAGGTCAGCAAGACGACTGtggtgtgaaaaatgacaagtcGTGGAAAAACTAAAGACAGAATTCAAGTGTGTGACAGTGTGAAACATGGAACTCTTATGGTGACATTTGACTATTTAAAATCCAAAAGTAACGTGTGGGACAGATCTTTCaagtcaaacaaacaaatcatAGATATTTTTACTCGTATAATCCATGACGTCTTTCATCgccacactttaaaaaaaaaaaaaaactctgtttATTCAGTAGGACAGCCTCTTTCAAACAATGACTTCTAACAGAAGTGCACAGGAAAATACACAGAATCTGTTCAACAGAAGAACTTAATATGCCTCGTGCCCGACGAAGTTTCTTTATTGAACATAATTTTTGTAGTATACAGAAATCGATTAGCCTCCATTATCTTTGAAGAGCACAAGATGATTGATTGTGTAACACAGCTTGTCACCCACCAATAAATCCACAAAAGCAGTCGACATGATTATTTCACAAAGTTCACTCtatgattttcttttccaaaataGCATAACTGACTGTCTCttcgcacatgcacacgcacacacacacacacacacacacacacacacacacacacacacacacacacacacacacagcaatgaTAACGCTGTCTATCTGCCTTCTCAGTGGGACCGGAAAGCTACTGACAGTGACTCACATTCTGTCAGAAtgtgttttatctacaggcctGCTGCGTACACGCCACAATCCACGAGGTGCACTAGTACAAGCGCAGGGCCACCACGTCTCGCTCTGTAAGTCACTGTCTGCTGCAAAACCTCTTTAGACCTTGAGGGCTTCGTGCACGCCCACCGCTGACAGACGGCGGTTGATGTTTCGGTATCTGCAGCGTAGAAGGTCACGATAAGTGGAGCGTAGGTCTCGATTGAAGAAGGCATAGATGAAGGGGTTCATTAGGGAGTTGGCATAACCTAACCAGAGCAGCGTGCGCTCCAACCAGATGGGCACACAGCTGCACACGACCCCACAGATGAAGGGCCTCGCAGTGGAGAGAATGAAGAATGGGAGCCAGCACACAGTGAAGACCCCCACAATAACCCCCAGTGTTGTGGCCGCTTTCTGCTCTCGTTTGAAAATGGAGATGTTTCTCCTTTCACGGTTCAGCAGTCGGGACAAGGCGGCACACTCCTCTGCCACACCAGGAGGCTTTAGGCCTTGCATTCGTAGCGCCTCATTGGTCACCGTTTCCAGGCGCTCCCGGCGAGAAAGGTCAGTGAAGCGGTGTTTGGCACCACTTTTGCGGGCTGCCCGGAAGATTTTGTAATACATGAACAGCATTACCAGCATAGGGATGTAGAAGGCTACGGCTGTGGAATAGATGGTGTAGCCAATGTCTTGGCTGATGAGGCACACGCCGGCCGTGTGGACGTTTTTGGCCCAGCCACAGAAGGGGGGCAAAGTGATGGATGCTGACACCAACCACACACCCAAGATCATCTTTGCCATGAGCTGACCATTTTGTCGTGCTGGGTAGGTTAGGGGCCGTGTGATGCCCAGATACCTGTGCGGGGGACACAAAAATACCATTACACACTGTCTGTGCTCGGAAAGGAAAGACCATCATTCCAACATGCTTATTTCTGGTACGTCACTCTTGACTTGGCCTGAGGTCCTTGGTACTGCATTAATTTGAATCATTTCTTCATCCTTATTActctgttatttttttgtcactctTAACTTGGTCTAAGGTCCTTGGTATTAATTTGAATAATGTTGCCATTGTTATTCTGTCAtcttttatgtaaaaaaaaaaaaaaaataaggctcAGATTTAGTGTAAGTGTAGTGTCAAACACACCGTGCCCtttcaaacaaaaaagtttCAGGAAGAGCTCAGGCAATCTAAAAATGCCAAGTGCTCTATTAGCTCTTATTCTGTGACATTCCATGAGAAATGTAGCTGCTAAAGAGGGAGCCATCAATCAAGTAAGCAGCTCTGTGGTTTCAAGTAGCAGCTGAAGCAGTGTGGAAAAACAATGATGCCGGAAAGCTTACAAAAGCTTGACAAAATAGCTGCTATATTCGCAAAATGCTAAGACTGTGTATATTGCAGCTCACTGTGTTTTGGCAGCATGCCCTCAGCAGTCTTCATTCAGCATCAAATGTATCATGATCCAAAGTAGTATGTTTAGATTTACGTTTACATTTTCTGTGGTTTTTGCTCTGGAACAGGCAAGGTTTTGGGAGCAGGAGACATGAGACAAACTTAATTAAGTTCGGCCATCCTGCTCAGATGTGGAATTTGTGACAGTTTAAAAGGAAGTTCTGAATATATTCGTTGTGCACTAATATAAATCACAACAGAAGAGCCCTGCAAATTATATTTTTAGAATTAGATTATCCTGCTTTTGTAATTGAGTCTGTTTTGATCCTATGTTGAGCTCAAACTATAAGAGTAAACTGCAATCAGGCactaaaatttcaaatataTAGTATTAAAATGCATTTAACTTGAATTAAAATGGTAATAGAATAGAAAACTAcaagttgggtcaaattgatCCAACTTCCTGGATTATTTCGGCCAAAACGACCCAACAACTGAGTTCTTATTTTGCCAAACAACccaaagttgggtcaaattCATCCAACATCCAACATGGAAGACGCTGAGATGTGAATTATGTTCCACAACATAGTTTATAAGTAAATTTGcacgttctccccgtgcctgtgtgagTTTCTATCaggtactctggtttcctttTACGTCCCAAAAAGCATGCATGGTAGCCAATCGACCGTTCCAAATTGTCCgtagtgagtgtgaatggttgttcatgtatgtgtgccctgcgattggctgacgaCCAGTTCAGGCTGTCTACTGCCTACCACTCTaagaccgctgggataggctcctgcACACCCGTGACCCTCGTGTGGTCCtgaaaaattgatggatggatgttataaGTATATACACAAGGAGATTTATAATGGATTTTCAGTAATGCAAGACTTCTCCCTGAATACATGTTTTATTAATGAGGGTTGTGGTCATTTGTGGTGTGGGCGCATGCgggtacgtgcgtgcgtgtttatgACTCATCTTTGGCCTGTTTGATGACAGAGTTACTGCACCTATAATGATCACTTGTATTTGGTTCATGAAGAGCTAGGCTACGTTCACACTGCAGGTCAGTTCCAGGTTTTATGCCAATATGTGACACACAGTACTATGTGATTCTTTTTATGGATATGCAAACAGTGcaatcccctttttttttttcttttcttttcttttcaaaatccgATGCAGGCCCCCTTTCATATGTAGACATCCAATGCATCTGCAGTCGGCTTGGGACACTTCAACACACATTCAACCCGGGTAGACAGCTTTGACATGCAGCCATGACCTGACATCATCTTTAGTAGCGTCAGTGAAATGAAGAGAATTAGAATGCATGTGAAGGTGAAATAATGACGAGGGTGGTGTCATAATTCTGCTTAAAGGCCCTGGCCATAAATTAGCACTTATACTCCTCTCTAAAAGTATTGAAACTGTgagataattttttttattttttgacataGACTGAAAACACCCAAGTTGGACATCAAACTATGAATGAGACAATCGAGTGACATTTCAGTCTTTATTTCCATCAGTCTCACAATAGCGCAACGATAACCACACTTAACGTTAGACTTGTGCTGGGTGCAAAAATAGGCCCCAAAATCTTCTGTCCCATACTGATCTTTTGATGTTGAACCCAGATGTATTGAGTTTACAGCATGAATAAAAGAATTGACCACACTCTTTCAATACTCTTGGATTTTTGGATTATGTTGTCATTGAAAGACTTGAAGATTCACACCACGATGATGCAACATGAGGAGCGTGAGAGCTCGGCGTCTTGTTAAACGATACTTTTATGCAGCCACAGAGTCAAACCGTCAACCGCAAGGTTGTGGATTGAGTGCACATTCGACATCCTGAGCCAAGCTGCCCGTAGACATAGGCAGTCTGGACAAAAtagaaaagtgtttttttttttaggtatgtCAGGAGTATTTGGGATGTATTAATGTGCAAGCCGCCGGGATTCTGCTGTCACAGACCCACTGTGTGGGCAAACTAATGGAGAATTCCATTACTTCCACTGGACTACCAGCTAGGGCACAGTGAAGTAAATTATTTTCTGCACCATAACGCTGTAATCGGCCATAGTGTGCAACAGCCTCCTGTCTCTGAGGGTATCTCTCAAACCTTTTATGTCTGAGAGGGAATACGCGGTGAAATATTTACCAAGCTGTGGTTGGTTTGGGTGGCAGTGAGGTAAATTTAGAacagcaaaaagaggaacagGGCAGTGAGGAAGTACATACACTTTTCCCCCATGGAAACTTTCCACTCATCTTTTCATCTTTAGACTTCCAATGGCAATCAGGGAGAGCTAAAATATGCTTTTGAAAATGAGAAGTGGCCTACATTTCTTTTTTAGGGGGGTATGTCATGCTTAGTTTGTCTCACGAGAAATATTTTGAGATTGTTGGTTGACTACTGCTACTGTCACTTCTTGTTTTAGATAGATAAAATATCTTTGTATAAAAGCCTGTAAGACATATTGGTGTGCTGTGATAAGTGTTGCGCTTTGTGCACATTGCCTTAATTTGCCGGGCCTCGAGTCATGTAACTGCGTTGCGTGTGTGCTGACGCTGTGTTCCCTGTGCATGAGCAGTTCAGTCAGGAAaagattgagatttttttttctacattttacaTTGTGTATTTACTATGATCCACATTTGACTGCAGACGCTGCATGATGACAACATATTACAAACAGCTCTTCTGCTCAATCTGAAAATGAGTTGCAAAGTTATTAACTactgatcaatcaatcaatctatctatctatctatctatctatctatctatctatctatctatctatctatctatctatctatctatctatctatctatctatctatctatctatctatctatctatctatctatctatctatcaaaaaactgaaataaattcATATTCACGAATTTTGATACAGTAATACCTCCTCATAGCTGAAAAGCGGAAATCCTTTATTTGAGTATTTTATAGTCTTTGCAACGAGGCTTACCACCTGTCCTGTAAACCTTCCTATCAGCCTTTTATCTGCTCTCACAGCAATAGAGATAAGTGACAACTGTTAGTGGCATAGTGATAGGCGCATTCTAAAAGCCATTGTGACCATCACTGTCAGTATTGTGACCGAGGTGTATAAAGTAAACATGCAGGTATCGTGGCATTTGCAGAATGCAGTGGAATCAAAAAGAATGAACAAGGCTAACTAAAAAGCTGCAAATAATTCCAAAATGATTTAGGATATGAAGTCCAAGATGGTATAGTTAACCTTCATCCCAATCGAGTTTTGAGAAGTGGTAATATTACACATTGCGACATTACTAGTTTGACCACTACACTTTTTCCATTTGCATGGTCGTAACCACTTTTTCGGTTTTCATGATCAAATAGCTTTTCGGTAAACAGCTTTGGCTGCTATGTAACCCGGTAGCATCCACAAAAGTTACATTGTCCCAGGTAGTACTAAATTTTAAATGCATCTCTTCTGTTTGGCGTCATGGAGTGGGATGAAAAATATGCAGCTGGATCCAATGGCAGAAGCGGGGCAGAGATAGGAACAATTTGTGAAGACCCATGGACATACGTTTAAAAAATCTTATCAAATTCTCTGTCACGaaacagttaccgtaattttcggactataagtcgcaccggagtacaagtcgcaccagccataaaatgcccaaaaaagtgaaaaaaaaacatatatatgtatataagtcgctcctgagtataagtcgccccccccacccaaactatgaaaaaaaacgcgacttatagtccgaaaattacggtatgtttctAGTGAAATACCAAAAGGAAGCTTCTTTCAACATCTAAGACGTTAACACAAATTCAACAGATTCAGGTACCAGCTAAAGTAGCACGAGCTCGCATCATGTTTTCAGCAGCATTACAATAAAACTCTATGTATGTCAgagtgtgcgtgcatgcatgaatgtttttgttatttgcaGTCATCACATTTTGGACCCTAGATCGGTTCTCACCGTCACTCCTTGGCAccaaaagacacaaaaaaatagGTATGCTGAAATGATCGTATTTTTATCTGACTACTGATGAGCAACGGGCCACCCCATACACCTGAAATCATACCTGGTGTTGTTTTAGTCAGTGTTCTCAATGTTTAGGTGACAAAGAAACAATAACAATGAAAGGCGGATAATCAAAAAGTTTAGGTGatcgcagtttttttttaagcctaaTCATTCAGTGTCCCTCATCCCTAGGTAGATGCCGGAAACTATACCGATTCTCATTGCTCTTGTATCCACAGAATTAACTTCTTCTGCTTGTTAAGACAACCGCCAACAACTTATATATGTAACACATTCATTCCCAAGCTGTGCCAAACACTTTTAAATGCTATTGGGGTTTATGATCCttacaaaagcaaacaaagaaaGTTCAAATAAAACACTCCGGGATGTAACAAATGGCTCAATGCTAGCTCAAGTGTCTTACAGGGAGTCGACCCTTTAATTGTTCCTCCTTCAGGAATGAGGTGGGTAGATTCACACACATTTTCCAAGACCAGGAACAATGACCATGTTCAGTGTTCAAACATGTTTGCTCTCCAAGAAGACCATGCAAGACAAAGTCTGCAAAGTTGCAATTTTATTGAGCTACATCAAATTGAAATACATTCAGGTGTTAGataattctatttattttttgacagtGATGAAGAATACAAGACCATAGTGGATGCTGAGTTCACTGTGGAAAACCATCATATTTGTTGATGGACTCAGTCCAGCTGGACGTATTGCTGGCCGGGGGTCATTCAGAGCTGATGCTGACGTGGGAATGAGACAATATTTGTCAATGGGAGTCGGTTCAGCTGGGACAGCTGGCAAGGCACTGTCACCGAATTATTGAACTGGTAAACCCACAGAAATCTTAGGCAATGGAAAAAGTTAGTAAGTAAAGCCTACACCTGTCTTAAAAGTTCCCACAGGCGAAAGTGTATATCAGTAAgaattttttcaaattaaaaaaaatattctgcttAGAAGGTTCCAGTAAGGATCATGCTGTAGAGATGACTTTCAGCATTAGGAACTGGGAGGCTAGTCAGGATTCAGGGAAAGATGAATGCAGCAATGTACAAAGAAATCCTGGATAAAAATCTGTGCGAGAGTGCTCAGGACATCAGACTAAAGCAAACATTTACTTTCAGACAGGACAAAGCCCACAGTCAAGATTACATGGGAGTGCCTTCAGGACAACTTTGTGAATGTCCATGAATGGCCCCGTCAGAGGACAGACTTGAATCTGATCAAACGTCCATTGAGAGTTCTGAAAATGGCTGTCAACTGACTATCCCTATCCAATTTGATGGCGCTTGAAGGGTGATGTAAAGAGAAATGGGCAGAAATGCAGAAAGATACTTTGGTTCTGCCAAGCTTGTGGTATCATATTCAAAAAGACGAGGCCATTATTACTGCCAAAGCTGCATctataatttaataaaataaagtattGAGCAAAATGGTGTGAATACTTATGTATTTCATAGACAGGACCCAATAAGCTTAAGCATTTGGAGGGGGAATTTGCACCCTCTTGTGGAAGAGCCCTCTATGAGTCAAAGGAGCGATGCATACTGATTTATGCGCATGTCACAGAGTTGACATTTAATCATTGTTTTAAGCTGTACTGTCGAGACTATTGATATTTCAATCTC
This genomic window contains:
- the htr7c gene encoding 5-hydroxytryptamine receptor 7 isoform X2: MFNTSGIELPLNKKEDISEVTNGTWQLFYNVLQNIGPTTMRNESCGEQLLNFRRPEKIIIGVMLAVITAVTVMGNTLVVIAVCVVKKLRQPSNYLLVSLAVADLSVAIVVMPFVIVTDLTGGKWLFGEVFCNIFIGMDVMCCTASIMTLCVISVDRYLGITRPLTYPARQNGQLMAKMILGVWLVSASITLPPFCGWAKNVHTAGVCLISQDIGYTIYSTAVAFYIPMLVMLFMYYKIFRAARKSGAKHRFTDLSRRERLETVTNEALRMQGLKPPGVAEECAALSRLLNRERRNISIFKREQKAATTLGVIVGVFTVCWLPFFILSTARPFICGVVCSCVPIWLERTLLWLGYANSLMNPFIYAFFNRDLRSTYRDLLRCRYRNINRRLSAVGVHEALKV
- the htr7c gene encoding 5-hydroxytryptamine receptor 7 isoform X1, which produces MLWLYALIHCCSVVTNRGLLTGCFTNNTRRQGCSTSRSFLLPAQSTSPRLSIQTDHTSCGEQLLNFRRPEKIIIGVMLAVITAVTVMGNTLVVIAVCVVKKLRQPSNYLLVSLAVADLSVAIVVMPFVIVTDLTGGKWLFGEVFCNIFIGMDVMCCTASIMTLCVISVDRYLGITRPLTYPARQNGQLMAKMILGVWLVSASITLPPFCGWAKNVHTAGVCLISQDIGYTIYSTAVAFYIPMLVMLFMYYKIFRAARKSGAKHRFTDLSRRERLETVTNEALRMQGLKPPGVAEECAALSRLLNRERRNISIFKREQKAATTLGVIVGVFTVCWLPFFILSTARPFICGVVCSCVPIWLERTLLWLGYANSLMNPFIYAFFNRDLRSTYRDLLRCRYRNINRRLSAVGVHEALKV